The sequence CTAAATAATCCAAATCCGGCCATAAGGTATCTTGCAGCATCTGCATTAAAGCCTTACTAGCCATCGGCCCGCGCCACACCATGGCGTTCTCATCGGTGACTAAATACCCAATCGAGTTGGTGGCAATTCCATGGGCCATAATGGGCGCCATATGCTTACCATCCGGGGAGGTTGGCCGCTGATTCATCGTACCCAGCATGTTCGGGATGGAAGGGCCATAAATATCAGCATCCAGAATACCGACTTTTGCGCCCTCTTCAGCCAATGCCAGCGCGAGGTTCACAGCGGTACTGGATTTCCCCACCCCGCCTTTACCGGAACTGACGGCCACAATATTGCGTACGCCTTTCACACCAGGTTGATCATTGGCGCGTTTTAGCGTGGTGATATTGTGAGAAAGCTTCCAATCGATAGCCTTGGCACCCGTCACCGCCAGCAACTCGCCGCTGACTGACTCTTTTAATATGTCAAAACCAAATTGCCAGGCAAAAGGCATCACCAGCTCGATATGCAGCACATTGTCCAATAAGGCACAGTGATGAATAGCGCGCAGCTCGGTTAGGCTTTTTTGCAGTGTTGGGTGTTTAAAGGCCGCAAGAACCTTTGAAATTTGTGATTGCAGCAGGTCAGGGTTGGTCTGCTCGGGGGATTTTGGGCTCATCCCGGCTCCTTGAATTTATCGTTATTAACCA comes from Yersinia canariae and encodes:
- the apbC gene encoding iron-sulfur cluster carrier protein ApbC — protein: MSPKSPEQTNPDLLQSQISKVLAAFKHPTLQKSLTELRAIHHCALLDNVLHIELVMPFAWQFGFDILKESVSGELLAVTGAKAIDWKLSHNITTLKRANDQPGVKGVRNIVAVSSGKGGVGKSSTAVNLALALAEEGAKVGILDADIYGPSIPNMLGTMNQRPTSPDGKHMAPIMAHGIATNSIGYLVTDENAMVWRGPMASKALMQMLQDTLWPDLDYLVIDMPPGTGDIQLTLSQNIPVTGALVVTTPQDIALIDAMKGIVMFEKVHVPVLGIIENMSMHICSNCGHLEPIFGTGGAEKLAQKYHCKLLGQIPLHISLREDLDRGEPTVVSHPDSEFADIYRQLASNVAAEMYWQGEAIPTEISFRAV